The DNA segment ACGATGGATATTGGACGAACTATTCTCTTGAACAATCTACCTCGTCACAGACTAGATGCTGGAACGTTTGGCACTATGGGTGTAGGGCTTGGATTTGCAATCGCAGCTGCCCTTTATTGTAAAGATAATGCGCCGAAAAAGAGAGTAATTTGTGTAGAAGGGGACAGCGCCTTTGGATTTTCTGGCATGGAAATTGAAACTATGTTTCGGTAACGTAATCTCAGGAGAAATAATCTCGGTTGAGAAAAGTCGTTTATTTATGCACTCTGAGTATGTAATAATACTTCTTTTCTCCGTAGTTATAAACTACcggttattattataatcataaacaATAATGGTATATATGGCGGTTTTGATAAGGAAACTTTCAAACAGATACAGGCATCTGGAGACCCTACTCAAgtgtatgcatttttttacattatattttaaatatattctattttgcaTCTTCAAATACTTTTATCTCGATTAAAATTTCACTTTCAGGACACCTCCATTTTCTTTAACATCTGAAACTCATTATGAGAAACTGATGGAGATGTTTGGCAAAAAAGGGCATTTTTGTACTACTGTGGAGGACATTCAACAAGCATTAAAGTTATCTCTCAAGGTAAAATCAGCTTTAgctctttaaaaaatgaaaaaaaaaaagcataaataataaaatgttttaggtGGTAGATAGTCCcagtttaataaacattgtaATTGATCCACAAGCAGATCGAAAGAAACAACAATTCAGCTGGCTAAcagaatcaaaattataagtttatgTGCAACAGGTGGTATAACACTCAATAACAGCACCATTCTGCAATTCTAGTTTCTTTTTTGAAGAAACTATTTTAATagatctttaattaatatgattttataaataatatttttaagtaaaatacgAGTCATAgagataagaattattttatataatacataatatctaTCACTTCAGGGAATTTTTTTAGCTATTAATCGATAAAGttgattcataaaaatatatattatgtatattgaaTTATCAAAGAACAACAGGTATCGAGTGTACAAATGTACAATgtataatacacataaaaaatgtttgaaaatgaTATGTTTCAGACACCTATTTGGTCCAATTCCTCTGTAACTATCGTCGATGTTACTGGGCCCAGCAAATTTGCATCTAACCTGTCATTGCGCTCACTCTCACTGATAACCTCTGCCACGTTCATTCCCATTTCTTGAACTTTTTTGGACAATATTTGATTCGCCGTGTTGACCACCGTATGCAGGTGTCCGTTTTCTTTCACAAGTTCGTCGATCATTTgtaattctttctttctgaAAGTTCAAAATTAAGGCGATCTAATTGTCGCCGTACATCTTCGTACgtcataaaaatagtaaaattttacattttcagaCAAACGTCATTGATGGAAGTTAATGTCCTTTGTATATTTATGCTGATGTCAATTTCCTCCCTGTCAGATTCCATTGTTTATACAGGTTATTCGCCTGTAATCagtattaattcattaattcatTATATTGCAAACCAACTACGAACCGGGTGcgttttaattgtatattcgACAAAATTCACCTTTGAGTCTTTGACCGGTgttgtacaattttaaatatttaaaaaaaaaggcaaaaagtAAATTTCGAACAGCTTTGACTGCTCTAACCTTTAACTTTATTACATTCATTCGCGCGTGCGGCAGGAGGCCGCCATTTGTAAAATGTGTCGCAAGGAAATATCGATTTCATTACTTATCGATACCTCGATATTTTGCTATATCGAGTTggtttaaaatcaaatatagaTTTTGTGAACGTTTATCTTATCATGATAAATGATTCACTGCTGTTATTGATGGTTCCGATGAGATAAAGCATGCTATCCaactattttttatcagtttcTATTACGATACCCGACGAGATGTAAAaacctatttttttatatgacttaatattatatataaatagcaTCTGAAGttttaaattgtgtaatttaagGTGATTGTTTATTCTAAATTGTTAATCGTTCTTGATGAGAAAAATGCAGAAAATGAAAGTAAACGTAATTATATAGTCAAGTAAAAGTATCTTTGTAATTTAAGTTACTTAtacatattgttttttaaaacaagaacACGAGACAAAAAGAAACTATCTCACTATGTAAatgaaagtaataattttcgaTCAACATCTATGATATTACATAAGAGATTCCATATTGATTGACGGAAAGAAAGAGATGCTActattgttgtcaaaattcaatcttttgtaattattacataaatttcgaGCAATAAGAAGAAACAATGGTTAAGCGACAAATGCCACACCCGTTGCACTTGAGCCTGGACAATATCATCACGTCAAGCTCGACTAGGAGGGAGATGCGTCAAACACCAAGAATTTTAAGGAGATCTGCTTCCGTTGGTAGGAGATCAATGGGATCCAGAAATTTTTCATCGAGAGAACAAAACATTTGTCTTCGCCGGTACGATTATAAAATgatgtttaacattttatcaaatttaaaagataaaagatttttaatttttttatttcttgcggttagaaaaagcaaaatatattgaaatatatttagaacTTTGCAACATATCTAATACGCTTCAAAATCGATGAAAGTTGTTTGCGTATCTTTcctaataatttaagattgtttacaaattattaagatatttattactaactttataattatcaattgttATTCATTGTGATTAATTTCGCTGCATTTTTGTTCTGTTAGGACGACTTCGTTCGAATCTGTCAATGTATCGCAATGCGTGATATGCAAGAGCAAAGTAAACTCATCCAGAATGATGAAATGTCGGCACACCTTTTGTCtgcaatgtttcaaaaatCGTTTTATGATATCACGTAAAAAAGGTATGTTTAGAAGACTATTTtcataagtattttattacacCTTTCAGATCAATTGACAAGCATTGTTACAagcattttgataatattatatttcttaagcATGCAGTACTTAACTTTgataacgtttttattttagacaGCAGTTCTATTTGCCCTGTATGCAATGTAGCAGTgataaataagaaagaatCGAAAAATTCAGTGAGCTTTGCGCCCTTACCACCAAAAATACGTGACGAGAGATGCCGTACCTGCGGTGAAACTTGCAAGaatataaacaaatgtaaacACTGTAAACGTGTAAGTTTATAGATacctgaaaattaatataatctttgtaattttttatgttttgcgaatagaaaaagtttaaattattttgcgattacttttaataataattacattaaattatattaacatttttacagAGGTTCTGTGATGACTGCTGG comes from the Monomorium pharaonis isolate MP-MQ-018 chromosome 9, ASM1337386v2, whole genome shotgun sequence genome and includes:
- the LOC105836745 gene encoding uncharacterized protein LOC105836745; amino-acid sequence: MESDREEIDISINIQRTLTSINDVCLKIKKELQMIDELVKENGHLHTVVNTANQILSKKVQEMGMNVAEVISESERNDRLDANLLGPVTSTIVTEELDQIGV